The sequence CCATCGTATGGCTGATATCGAAACACTCCATACGTTTCACTTCCGGCAACTTCAGGAGCGTTGCCAGCGCGGTTAACCGCTGGCTGACCGTCGATTGCTGAGACAATTTTGTGGTCAGCGCTGTCGCCGCGTTGGTCCGCGCGAGCTTCAGATAACGCGCCCTGTCGCCGCGGGGTTTGGTTTGTACGTTGACCCGACGGCCCGCCAGCTCGGAAAGCGAATCGGCCAGCAGGGTTTTATCGTCAAGGTTGAAATCGAGCAGGATCTCCGAGGGGAGCGTTCGCATCTGGCTTCCCTGTAGATAGAACTGGCCGACAAAGGTTTCCACCACTTCCCCCAGCTCGGTGCCACCAGGCACTTTGGGGAAATAGCTGCGGCTGCCGAGTACTTTGCCCTGGCGGATAAACAGCACGTGAACACAGGCCATTCCTGCGTCAAAGGAGACGCCGATAACGTCGAGATCGTCACCGGTATTCGAGACAAACTGTTTCTCGGTGACCCGGCGCACCGCCTGAATTTGGTCACGGATCCGTGCGGCCTCTTCAAACTCAAGTGCGGCGCTGGCTTTTTCCATCCGCGCGATCAGCTGGGTTAACACCTGATCGTCTTTTCCGGCTAAGAACAGGCGTACATAGTCCACCTGCTGGGCATACTCATCTTCACTGACCAGCCCGGCAACACAGGGGCCCAGGCAGCGACCAATCTGGTACTGCAGACACGGACGCGAGCGGTTACGGTAGACACTGTTTTCGCACTGACGAATCGGGAAGATTTTTTGCAGCAGTGCCAGCGTCTCCCGCACGGCATAGCCATTCGGGAAAGGACCAAAATATTCCCCCTTCGCGTGTTTTGCACCACGGTGCATCGCCAGACGCGGATGGGTATCGCCACTCAAGAAGATAAAGGGATAGGATTTATCGTCCCGCAACAGCACGTTATAGCGCGGCTGATAGAGCTTTATATAATTGTGCTCAAGCAGCAGGGCTTCGGTTTCGGTATGCGTGACGGTGACATCAATATTATGAATGAGAGAGACCAGCGCTTCAGTCTTACGGGAGGCAAGGTTGCTGCGAAAATAGCTGGAAAGGCGTTTTTTAAGGTCTTTCGCCTTCCCCACATAGATAACCGTACCGCCAGCGTCATACATCCGATAGACGCCAGGCTGGCTGGTTACCGTTTTCAGAAATGCTTTTGAATCGAACACATCACTCACTGACTTAACAACGTCTCCGCATTACATAAACCATGTCGGATGGCCAGATGAGTCAGTTCAACATCACCATGAATGTTCAGTTTACTGAACATTCGATAACGATAGCTGTTCACCGTTTTCGGGCTGAGGTTCAGCTGTTCCGAGATCTCATTTACCTTCTGACCTTTCGTGATCATCAGCATAATCTGCAATTCGCGCTCAGACAAACTGGCAAACGGGGACTCGTTTTTCTCGGGTTCGATCTGGCTCAAAGCCATCTGTTGCGCAATGTCAGAGGCGATGTAACGCTGCCCGGCAAACACGGAGCGGATGGCATTGACGACCTCCTGCGGAGCGGCACCTTTACTCAGGTAACCGGCCGCACCCGCCTGCATCACTTTCGCAGGCAGTGGATTTTCAGTATGCACGGTCAGCATGATGACTTTGGTATCTACGAAGGTACGCGCAATTTTGCGCGTTGCCTCAAGGCCACCGATGCCGGGCATGTTCATATCCATCAGCACCACATCGGCGGAGTTTGTGCGGCACCATTTTACGGCATCTTCCCCACAGCACACCTCTCCGGCAACTTTAATCCCTTTTATATCTTCAAGAATGCGTCGTATCCCTGCGCGCACCAGTTCGTGGTCATCAACAAGAAGGACGTTGATCAAAGGAAATGTCTCCAGAATAGGGATAACGCTACTGAGTGATAATTTGGTTT comes from Enterobacter kobei and encodes:
- the uvrC gene encoding excinuclease ABC subunit UvrC; this translates as MSDVFDSKAFLKTVTSQPGVYRMYDAGGTVIYVGKAKDLKKRLSSYFRSNLASRKTEALVSLIHNIDVTVTHTETEALLLEHNYIKLYQPRYNVLLRDDKSYPFIFLSGDTHPRLAMHRGAKHAKGEYFGPFPNGYAVRETLALLQKIFPIRQCENSVYRNRSRPCLQYQIGRCLGPCVAGLVSEDEYAQQVDYVRLFLAGKDDQVLTQLIARMEKASAALEFEEAARIRDQIQAVRRVTEKQFVSNTGDDLDVIGVSFDAGMACVHVLFIRQGKVLGSRSYFPKVPGGTELGEVVETFVGQFYLQGSQMRTLPSEILLDFNLDDKTLLADSLSELAGRRVNVQTKPRGDRARYLKLARTNAATALTTKLSQQSTVSQRLTALATLLKLPEVKRMECFDISHTMGEQTVASCVVFDANGPLRAEYRRYNITGITPGDDYAAMNQVLRRRYGKAIEESKIPDVILIDGGKGQLGQAKAVFESLDVEWDKNHPLLLGVAKGADRKAGLETLFFEPEGEGFSLPPDSPALHVIQHIRDESHDHAISGHRKKRAKVKNTSTLETIEGVGPKRRQMLLKYMGGLQGLLNASMEEIAKVPGISQGLAEKIYYSLKH
- the uvrY gene encoding UvrY/SirA/GacA family response regulator transcription factor, coding for MINVLLVDDHELVRAGIRRILEDIKGIKVAGEVCCGEDAVKWCRTNSADVVLMDMNMPGIGGLEATRKIARTFVDTKVIMLTVHTENPLPAKVMQAGAAGYLSKGAAPQEVVNAIRSVFAGQRYIASDIAQQMALSQIEPEKNESPFASLSERELQIMLMITKGQKVNEISEQLNLSPKTVNSYRYRMFSKLNIHGDVELTHLAIRHGLCNAETLLSQ